A stretch of the Rhodothermus profundi genome encodes the following:
- the secA gene encoding preprotein translocase subunit SecA: protein MFDFLKRLFGDRNERELKKLWPIVHKVNAYAEQFQALSDEELRAKTDEFKRRIKEAVADIEARKAEIEARLRGEGVDVSGNGHAEAEELSPEERERLYEELDELEEEWLERVERKLDELLPEAFAVVKEACRRMLGKEWMAGGQKIVWDMVPYDVQILGGIVLHQGKIAEMKTGEGKTLVAVMPVYLNALAGRGVHVVTVNPYLAQRDAEWMGPIYEFLGLTVDVIDRYEPHSEGRRRAYQADITYGTNNEFGFDYLRDHSFVIDPDQLVQRGHHYAIVDEVDSVLIDEARTPLIISGPVPQSGDERFTELKPVIEKLVYLQQRLVAQLVAEAERKLKERDRALEAGDRKRASELEEEAGLALLRVARGFPRNKRFMKLKTEPGVETLLQRTEAFYLQENAKNMPFVDEVLYFALDEKNHTIELTEKGLDEIARIAGQDRDMFVLPDLGEETARIEQEYQEKLRQLEEELARRTDLSEEKRRNKLENDRRLLRKELEEKKRELYNRYAERAERLHAVEQLLRAYTLYERDVEYIVQDGKVLIVDEHTGRVLPGRRYSDGLHQAIEAKEGVKVQAATQTYATITLQNYFRMYHKLAGMTGTAITEAEEFYKIYGLDVIVIPTHKPVIRVDHEDLVFRTKREKFQAVIQKIKEYHKKGQPVLVGTTSVEVSEMLSRMLKREGIPHNVLNARRDRAKQEAMIIAQAGQKGAVTIATNMAGRGTDIKLGPGVKELGGLAIIGTERHESRRIDLQLRGRAGRQGDPGESQFYVSLEDDLMRLFGSDRIARIMDRLKMEEGEVITHPWVTKSIERAQKKVEQNNFAIRKRQLEFDDVLDAQRRVIYSRRRHALTGERISHDVFEMLRDVLGQIVERHYKEGDLEGLREEVLRTFAFDFEMTPEEFARLGEDGVFDRLYQAALDFYRRKREMLAEPFYERLQAFLNQDGLEQKPDRVVVDFTDGRRILRAVARVDEALRTRGQEINNALERAALLHFIDEHWTEHLRELDELKEGINLRAFGQRDPLVEYKVEGFKLFQQTLDKINRDAISFIFRAGPLVETRPAPSAVAPRRRLDPSRARVQHESVDSYGVRVRARTPADAAARRDPTVKEQPVVVGTKIGRNDPCPCGSGKKYKHCCGRNR from the coding sequence ATGTTTGACTTTCTGAAACGGCTGTTTGGGGATCGTAACGAGCGAGAACTGAAAAAACTCTGGCCTATTGTCCATAAAGTTAACGCGTACGCTGAGCAATTCCAGGCGCTCAGCGATGAGGAGCTGCGCGCCAAAACCGATGAGTTCAAGCGCCGCATTAAAGAGGCCGTGGCCGACATTGAGGCGCGCAAGGCCGAAATTGAAGCGCGTCTCCGAGGCGAAGGCGTTGACGTTAGCGGCAACGGCCACGCGGAGGCTGAGGAACTTTCACCAGAAGAGCGGGAGCGCCTCTACGAGGAGTTGGACGAACTGGAAGAGGAATGGCTGGAGCGCGTCGAACGCAAACTCGATGAACTGCTGCCCGAAGCTTTTGCGGTAGTGAAGGAAGCCTGCCGCCGCATGCTGGGCAAGGAGTGGATGGCTGGCGGGCAGAAGATCGTCTGGGACATGGTCCCCTACGACGTGCAGATCCTCGGCGGCATCGTGCTGCACCAGGGCAAGATCGCTGAAATGAAAACCGGCGAAGGCAAAACCCTGGTGGCGGTCATGCCGGTCTACCTGAACGCGCTGGCCGGCCGCGGTGTGCATGTGGTAACGGTCAACCCCTACCTGGCGCAGCGCGACGCCGAATGGATGGGGCCCATCTACGAATTTCTCGGACTCACCGTAGACGTAATCGACCGCTACGAACCGCACTCCGAAGGCCGCCGCCGCGCCTATCAGGCCGATATCACCTACGGCACGAACAACGAGTTTGGCTTCGACTATCTGCGCGACCACTCTTTTGTGATCGATCCCGACCAGCTCGTGCAGCGCGGGCACCACTACGCCATCGTGGACGAAGTCGACTCGGTGCTGATCGACGAGGCGCGTACGCCGCTGATCATTTCCGGGCCGGTTCCACAGTCAGGCGACGAACGCTTCACGGAACTCAAGCCGGTCATTGAAAAGCTCGTCTATCTCCAGCAGCGACTGGTGGCGCAGCTCGTAGCCGAGGCGGAGCGCAAACTGAAAGAACGCGACAGGGCGCTGGAAGCGGGCGACCGCAAACGAGCCAGTGAACTGGAAGAGGAGGCCGGACTGGCGCTGCTGCGGGTGGCCCGAGGGTTTCCGCGCAATAAGCGCTTTATGAAGCTCAAGACCGAACCAGGCGTGGAAACGCTTTTGCAGCGCACGGAGGCCTTCTACCTGCAGGAGAACGCCAAAAACATGCCCTTCGTGGACGAAGTGCTCTACTTCGCCCTCGATGAGAAAAACCATACCATTGAACTGACGGAAAAGGGGCTGGACGAAATCGCCCGCATCGCCGGCCAGGACCGCGATATGTTCGTCCTGCCCGACCTGGGCGAAGAGACCGCCCGGATTGAGCAGGAATATCAGGAAAAGCTTCGGCAACTGGAAGAAGAACTGGCCCGTCGCACCGATCTTTCAGAAGAAAAACGCCGCAACAAGCTGGAAAACGACCGGCGACTCCTGCGCAAAGAACTGGAGGAGAAAAAGCGGGAGCTGTACAATCGCTACGCCGAACGCGCCGAACGGCTCCACGCCGTCGAGCAGCTCTTGCGCGCCTACACGCTCTATGAGCGGGACGTCGAGTACATTGTGCAGGATGGCAAGGTCCTGATCGTCGATGAGCACACTGGACGCGTGCTGCCCGGCCGCCGCTACTCCGACGGCCTGCACCAGGCAATCGAAGCCAAAGAAGGGGTCAAAGTGCAGGCGGCCACGCAGACCTATGCCACCATCACGCTGCAGAACTACTTCCGCATGTACCACAAACTGGCCGGCATGACCGGTACAGCCATTACCGAAGCGGAGGAGTTCTACAAGATCTACGGCCTTGACGTTATCGTCATCCCCACGCACAAACCCGTCATCCGGGTGGACCACGAAGACCTGGTCTTTCGCACCAAGCGGGAGAAGTTTCAGGCCGTCATTCAGAAAATCAAAGAATACCACAAGAAGGGTCAGCCGGTGCTGGTGGGGACCACTTCGGTCGAGGTGTCGGAAATGCTCAGCCGCATGCTCAAGCGGGAGGGTATCCCGCACAACGTGCTGAATGCGCGGCGAGACCGGGCCAAGCAGGAAGCCATGATCATTGCGCAGGCCGGCCAGAAAGGCGCGGTAACCATTGCGACAAACATGGCCGGGCGCGGCACCGACATTAAGCTCGGACCAGGCGTCAAAGAACTGGGCGGACTGGCCATCATCGGCACCGAACGCCACGAAAGCCGACGCATCGACCTGCAGCTCCGCGGCCGCGCCGGACGCCAGGGAGACCCCGGCGAAAGCCAGTTCTACGTCTCGCTCGAAGACGACCTGATGCGCCTGTTCGGCTCCGACCGCATCGCCCGCATCATGGATCGGCTCAAGATGGAAGAGGGCGAGGTCATCACGCATCCCTGGGTGACCAAGAGCATCGAACGGGCCCAGAAAAAGGTCGAGCAGAACAACTTCGCCATTCGCAAGCGGCAACTCGAGTTCGACGACGTGCTGGACGCGCAGCGTCGTGTCATCTACAGCCGCCGCCGCCACGCGCTCACCGGCGAACGCATCAGCCACGACGTGTTTGAAATGCTGCGCGATGTGCTGGGGCAGATCGTCGAACGCCATTACAAAGAAGGGGACCTGGAAGGCCTGCGCGAAGAGGTGCTGCGCACCTTCGCGTTCGATTTTGAAATGACGCCGGAAGAGTTTGCCCGGCTGGGCGAAGATGGGGTGTTTGACCGGCTCTACCAGGCCGCGCTCGATTTCTACCGGCGCAAACGCGAAATGCTGGCCGAGCCTTTCTACGAACGCCTGCAGGCCTTTCTGAATCAGGACGGCCTGGAGCAAAAGCCAGATCGCGTAGTGGTGGACTTCACCGACGGCCGCCGCATCCTTCGGGCCGTCGCCCGCGTGGACGAAGCGCTCCGAACCCGGGGCCAGGAAATCAACAACGCCCTGGAACGGGCCGCCCTGCTGCACTTTATCGATGAACACTGGACCGAGCACCTGCGCGAACTGGACGAACTCAAAGAAGGCATCAACCTGCGCGCCTTTGGCCAGCGAGACCCGCTCGTGGAGTATAAGGTTGAAGGTTTTAAGCTCTTCCAGCAAACGCTGGACAAGATCAACCGCGACGCCATTTCGTTCATCTTCCGCGCAGGACCTCTGGTGGAGACCCGTCCGGCTCCGTCGGCCGTCGCGCCGCGCCGGCGCCTGGATCCGTCCCGCGCGCGGGTGCAGCACGAAAGCGTGGACTCGTACGGCGTCCGCGTCCGGGCACGCACACCGGCCGACGCCGCCGCCCGACGGGACCCCACCGTCAAAGAACAACCCGTAGTCGTCGGCACTAAAATCGGCCGCAACGATCCCTGCCCCTGTGGCAGCGGCAAAAAGTACAAGCACTGCTGCGGACGTAACCGCTGA
- the recN gene encoding DNA repair protein RecN, producing MLRTLYIRDYALIEELEVEFGSGLNILTGETGAGKSILIGALKMILGERADSEMIRSGARKAIIEGIFDEADTPAIRALLEANAIDPLPQLIVRREILPGQSRAFINDTPATVQLLREVAAHLIDLHGQHEHQSLLRTETHLELLDNFGSLGGLRDTYRRHYEEVARLMREREALMARRRELQEEKERYAFEIEEIDRVNPQEGEEEALEAELRILEHAEQLYEATARLYELLYESENAVHDQLVLARNELQDLVRIDPSFDEALQEIRSAQISVAEIAKFLQDYNARIEFNPERLEEIRARLVELELLKRKYGGTLEAVLAHRAEIGRRYELAVDFEGALERLDRQLTQAMQALSAAAQRLSAKRREVAERIEQAIVNELAVLGMPDSRFEVRFTRRPDPDGWIVMPVPGRAPERYAAFSTGMDQVEFFITTNPGEPLRPLARVASGGEVSRIMLALKTILAKSDRLPILVFDEIDTGISGAVAHRVGERLHDLANYHQIIAITHLPQIAAFGDVHFLVEKVVEEGRAKTRIRRLSDEERAQQVAALMSGAEVTEAALESARELIRQVAAREKAPEA from the coding sequence ATGCTGCGGACGCTCTACATCCGAGACTACGCGCTGATCGAAGAGCTGGAAGTTGAATTCGGCAGCGGTCTCAACATTCTGACCGGGGAAACCGGCGCGGGAAAGTCTATCCTGATCGGCGCGCTCAAGATGATCCTGGGAGAGCGGGCCGACTCGGAGATGATCCGGAGCGGAGCCCGCAAGGCGATCATCGAAGGGATCTTCGACGAGGCCGACACGCCCGCCATCCGGGCGCTGCTCGAAGCCAACGCGATCGATCCCCTGCCGCAACTCATCGTCCGCCGCGAAATCCTGCCCGGCCAGAGCCGCGCCTTTATCAACGATACGCCGGCCACTGTGCAACTGCTGCGCGAGGTGGCCGCCCACCTGATCGACCTGCACGGCCAGCACGAACACCAGAGCCTGCTGCGCACCGAAACGCATCTGGAGCTGCTCGATAATTTCGGCAGCCTGGGAGGATTGCGGGATACCTATCGCCGCCACTATGAAGAAGTGGCGCGCCTGATGCGGGAGCGCGAAGCGCTCATGGCACGCCGCCGCGAACTGCAGGAGGAAAAGGAACGCTACGCCTTTGAAATCGAAGAGATCGACCGGGTGAATCCCCAGGAAGGCGAAGAAGAGGCGCTCGAAGCTGAATTGCGCATCCTGGAACACGCCGAACAACTCTACGAAGCCACGGCCCGGCTCTACGAACTGCTCTACGAATCGGAAAATGCCGTGCACGACCAGCTCGTTCTGGCCCGCAACGAATTGCAGGACCTGGTGCGCATCGATCCCAGCTTTGACGAAGCGCTCCAGGAAATTCGCTCAGCGCAGATCAGCGTAGCGGAGATTGCCAAGTTTCTGCAGGATTACAACGCACGCATTGAGTTCAACCCGGAACGTCTGGAGGAAATCCGGGCGCGCCTGGTCGAACTGGAGCTGCTCAAGCGCAAGTATGGCGGCACCCTGGAAGCGGTGCTGGCGCATCGTGCTGAAATCGGTCGCAGGTACGAACTGGCCGTAGACTTTGAAGGGGCCCTGGAACGGCTGGACCGCCAGCTAACGCAGGCCATGCAGGCGCTCTCGGCCGCAGCGCAGCGGCTGTCGGCCAAACGGCGCGAGGTGGCCGAGCGCATCGAACAGGCCATTGTGAATGAGCTGGCCGTGCTGGGCATGCCCGACAGCCGCTTCGAGGTGCGTTTCACGCGCCGCCCGGATCCCGATGGCTGGATCGTGATGCCGGTGCCAGGCCGGGCGCCCGAACGCTATGCCGCTTTCTCGACGGGCATGGATCAGGTAGAATTTTTCATCACGACCAATCCCGGGGAGCCGCTTCGCCCGCTTGCGCGCGTGGCCTCCGGCGGTGAGGTCAGCCGCATCATGCTTGCGCTCAAAACCATTCTCGCCAAAAGCGACCGCCTGCCTATTCTGGTCTTTGACGAGATCGATACCGGCATTTCGGGAGCTGTTGCTCACCGGGTAGGCGAGCGACTCCACGATCTGGCCAATTATCATCAGATCATTGCCATCACCCATCTGCCCCAGATCGCCGCCTTTGGCGATGTGCATTTCCTGGTCGAGAAGGTGGTCGAAGAGGGCCGGGCCAAGACGCGCATCCGGCGCCTGTCGGACGAAGAGCGGGCGCAACAGGTGGCGGCTCTCATGAGCGGGGCGGAAGTAACGGAAGCGGCGCTGGAAAGCGCCCGCGAGCTGATCCGCCAGGTGGCCGCCCGGGAGAAAGCACCGGAAGCCTGA